A genomic segment from Blastococcus sp. PRF04-17 encodes:
- the mmuM gene encoding homocysteine S-methyltransferase has translation MRSLGDALLTGPVVLDGGLSTELEARGHDVGSALWSARLLRDDPAAILAAHAAFAAAGAQVATTASYQATVEGFGAAGVDEAEARRLIASSVALAREGQGAGWVAGSVGPYGAMLADGSEYTGAYVADVGVGDLRAFHRPRMALLADAGADVLACETVPAAAEAEALIAEADDLGVPVWLSLTTVVDAAGLARTRRGELAADVFAMTVGVDAVVAVGVNCTDPAGVRSGIAAAATSDKPVVVYPNSGEQWDPAGRRWTGSPGISPDLVPTWVLGGARLVGGCCRVRPADVSAIAAMIR, from the coding sequence ATGCGTTCCCTCGGCGATGCGTTGCTCACCGGTCCGGTCGTCCTCGACGGCGGCCTCTCGACCGAGCTCGAGGCACGCGGGCACGACGTCGGCTCGGCGCTGTGGTCCGCGCGGCTGCTCAGGGACGACCCCGCAGCGATCCTCGCCGCGCACGCCGCGTTCGCCGCGGCCGGTGCACAGGTGGCGACGACGGCCAGCTACCAGGCGACGGTCGAGGGCTTCGGCGCGGCCGGCGTCGACGAGGCCGAGGCGCGCCGGCTCATCGCGTCGTCCGTCGCGCTGGCCCGCGAGGGACAGGGTGCGGGCTGGGTCGCCGGCTCGGTCGGCCCCTACGGCGCGATGCTCGCCGACGGATCGGAGTACACCGGCGCGTACGTGGCCGACGTCGGCGTCGGCGACCTGCGCGCCTTCCACCGCCCGCGCATGGCGCTGCTGGCCGACGCCGGCGCGGACGTGCTGGCGTGCGAGACGGTGCCCGCGGCGGCCGAGGCGGAGGCGCTGATCGCGGAGGCCGACGACCTCGGCGTCCCCGTCTGGCTGTCGCTGACCACCGTCGTCGACGCCGCCGGCCTCGCCCGCACCCGCCGGGGTGAGCTGGCGGCCGACGTCTTCGCCATGACCGTCGGAGTCGACGCCGTGGTCGCCGTCGGAGTGAACTGCACCGACCCGGCCGGCGTCCGGTCCGGGATCGCGGCCGCGGCGACCAGCGACAAACCCGTGGTCGTGTACCCGAACAGCGGCGAGCAGTGGGACCCCGCCGGGCGGCGCTGGACGGGCTCGCCGGGCATCTCGCCGGACCTCGTCCCCACGTGGGTGCTCGGGGGCGCCCGCCTGGTCGGCGGCTGCTGCCGCGTCCGCCCGGCCGACGTGTCCGCGATCGCGGCGATGATCAGGTGA
- a CDS encoding glucose 1-dehydrogenase, with protein sequence MSEPRPESQPAQQQRPPGVLGEMTPKPDHGEESYRGSGKLTGKAAVITGGDSGIGRAVAIAFAREGADVLISYLNEHEDAQDTAKYVEEAGRRCVLVAGDISDRAHCKTIIPKAVEAFGKVDILVNNAAYQMSHDTLEEVSDEEWDHTVAVNLSAMFTLTKDAIPHMPPGGSIINSSSVNSDMPSPNLAPYAMTKAGIANFTASMAQMYADKGIRANSVAPGPIWTPLIPATMPEEKVESFGQQVPLARPGQPAELAPVYVLLASDEASYVSGARVAVTGGNPIL encoded by the coding sequence ATGTCCGAGCCGCGCCCCGAGTCCCAGCCCGCTCAGCAGCAGCGGCCGCCCGGCGTCCTGGGTGAGATGACCCCGAAGCCCGATCACGGCGAGGAGAGCTACCGCGGCTCGGGCAAGCTGACGGGCAAGGCGGCCGTGATCACCGGCGGAGACAGCGGCATCGGCCGCGCGGTGGCGATCGCGTTCGCGCGCGAGGGTGCCGACGTCCTGATCTCGTACCTGAACGAGCACGAGGACGCCCAGGACACGGCCAAGTACGTGGAGGAGGCCGGGCGCCGCTGCGTGCTCGTCGCCGGCGACATCTCCGACCGCGCCCACTGCAAGACGATCATCCCGAAGGCGGTCGAGGCGTTCGGCAAGGTGGACATCCTGGTCAACAACGCCGCCTACCAGATGAGCCACGACACGCTGGAGGAGGTCTCCGACGAGGAGTGGGACCACACCGTCGCGGTGAACCTGAGCGCCATGTTCACCCTGACCAAGGACGCGATCCCGCACATGCCGCCCGGCGGCTCGATCATCAACTCGTCGTCGGTCAACTCGGACATGCCCAGCCCGAACCTCGCGCCGTACGCGATGACCAAGGCTGGCATCGCGAACTTCACCGCGAGCATGGCGCAGATGTACGCGGACAAGGGCATCCGTGCCAACAGCGTCGCCCCCGGGCCGATCTGGACGCCGCTCATCCCGGCCACCATGCCGGAGGAGAAGGTGGAGAGCTTCGGCCAGCAGGTGCCTCTGGCGCGACCCGGCCAGCCGGCAGAGCTGGCCCCGGTCTACGTGCTGCTGGCCAGCGACGAGGCGTCCTACGTCTCCGGCGCCCGGGTCGCGGTCACCGGCGGCAATCCCATTTTGTGA
- a CDS encoding DEAD/DEAH box helicase: protein MTAPPLLDDAADLRTLQAKGADPDELFASFAEWAESNGTVLYPAQEEALIELVSGNNVVLATPTGSGKSLVATGGQYAALAAGRRSYYTAPIKALVSEKFFALCGVFGAANVGMLTGDAAVNRDAPIIACTAEVLANIALREGADADIGLVVMDEFHFYGDPDRGWAWQVPLLELPKAQFLLMSATLGDVTFLREDLTRRTGRPTALVANAERPVPLHHYYATTPMHETIQELLDTKQAPVYVVHFTQASALERAQALMSVNVCAKEEKAAIAEMIGGFRFSSAFGTTLSRLVRHGIGVHHAGMLPKYRRLVEQLAQAGLLKVICGTDTLGVGINVPIRTVVFSALSKYDGTRTRLLQVREFHQIAGRAGRAGYDTAGTVVVQAPEHEVENLKQFAKVADDPKKRRKLVRKKAPEGMVPWNESTMNRLIGSEPEKLTSHMRVTTAMVLDVVDRPGDPFVAMRRLLTENHEPRTKQLRLIRDAIGIARSLLQAGVLERLDVPDADGRRYRLTVDLPPDFALNQPLSTFALAAIELLDPASETYAVDVVSVIEATLDDPRQILAAQLNKAKGEAVAQMKAEGIEYDERMELLEEISYPRPLQELLGHAYDVYRQTNPWAADAALSPKSVVREMWERAFTFREFVNTYGLTRAEGAVLRYLSDAFKALRSGVPAAARTEEVTDVVEWLGELVRQVDSSLLDEWEALTSPDDGPVAEVAVPARPRPLTANERAFTAMVRNALFRRVELFARRRWYDLGELDSASGWDADRWEPVVRAYFEEHAELGTGADARGPALLIVDRTEPRLWRVRQILDDPAGDHDWGLDVEVDLDASDEEGTAVLRLVDAGRKD from the coding sequence ATGACCGCTCCCCCGCTGCTCGACGACGCCGCCGACCTGAGGACCCTCCAGGCGAAGGGCGCCGATCCCGACGAGCTGTTCGCCTCCTTCGCCGAGTGGGCGGAGTCGAACGGCACCGTCCTCTACCCGGCGCAGGAGGAGGCGCTGATCGAACTGGTCAGCGGCAACAACGTCGTCCTCGCCACACCGACAGGTTCGGGAAAGTCGCTGGTCGCCACCGGGGGGCAGTACGCCGCGCTGGCGGCGGGCCGGCGCAGCTACTACACCGCGCCGATCAAGGCGCTGGTCAGCGAGAAGTTCTTCGCGCTCTGCGGCGTCTTCGGCGCGGCCAACGTCGGCATGCTCACCGGCGACGCGGCGGTGAACCGGGATGCCCCGATCATCGCCTGCACCGCCGAGGTGCTGGCCAACATCGCCCTCCGGGAAGGCGCGGACGCCGACATCGGCCTCGTGGTCATGGACGAGTTCCACTTCTACGGCGACCCCGACCGCGGGTGGGCCTGGCAGGTGCCGCTGCTCGAGCTGCCGAAGGCGCAGTTCCTGCTGATGAGCGCCACGCTCGGTGACGTCACGTTCCTGCGCGAGGACCTCACCCGCCGCACCGGCCGGCCCACCGCGCTCGTCGCGAACGCCGAGCGCCCGGTGCCGCTGCACCACTACTACGCGACGACGCCGATGCACGAGACGATCCAGGAGCTCCTGGACACCAAGCAGGCGCCGGTCTACGTCGTCCACTTCACCCAGGCCTCGGCCCTGGAGCGCGCGCAGGCGCTGATGAGCGTGAACGTCTGCGCCAAGGAGGAGAAGGCGGCGATCGCCGAGATGATCGGCGGCTTCCGGTTCAGCTCCGCCTTCGGGACGACGCTGTCACGGCTGGTCCGCCACGGCATCGGGGTCCACCACGCCGGGATGCTGCCCAAGTACCGGCGCCTGGTCGAACAGCTGGCCCAGGCCGGCCTGCTCAAGGTCATCTGCGGCACCGACACCCTGGGCGTGGGCATCAACGTGCCGATCCGCACCGTCGTCTTCTCGGCGCTGTCCAAGTACGACGGCACCCGCACCCGGCTGCTGCAGGTCCGCGAGTTCCACCAGATCGCCGGCCGGGCCGGGCGCGCCGGCTACGACACCGCCGGGACGGTCGTCGTGCAGGCGCCGGAGCACGAGGTGGAGAACCTCAAGCAGTTCGCGAAGGTCGCCGACGACCCGAAGAAGCGCCGCAAGCTCGTGCGCAAGAAGGCGCCCGAGGGCATGGTGCCGTGGAACGAGTCGACGATGAACCGGTTGATCGGGTCCGAGCCGGAGAAGCTGACCAGCCACATGCGCGTGACGACCGCGATGGTCCTCGACGTCGTCGACCGGCCCGGCGATCCGTTCGTCGCGATGCGCCGGCTGCTCACCGAGAACCACGAGCCGCGCACGAAGCAGCTGCGGCTGATCCGCGACGCGATCGGCATCGCGCGCTCGCTGCTGCAGGCCGGCGTCCTGGAGCGGCTCGACGTCCCGGACGCCGACGGGCGTCGGTACCGCCTGACCGTCGACCTGCCGCCGGACTTCGCCCTCAACCAGCCGCTGTCCACCTTCGCGCTCGCGGCGATCGAGCTGCTCGACCCGGCGTCGGAGACGTACGCGGTGGACGTCGTGAGCGTCATCGAGGCGACCCTCGACGACCCCCGGCAGATCCTCGCCGCGCAGCTGAACAAGGCGAAGGGCGAGGCCGTGGCCCAGATGAAGGCCGAGGGCATCGAGTACGACGAGCGGATGGAGCTGCTGGAGGAGATCAGCTACCCCAGGCCGCTCCAGGAGCTGCTCGGCCACGCCTACGACGTCTACCGGCAGACCAACCCCTGGGCCGCCGACGCGGCGCTGTCCCCGAAGTCCGTCGTCCGCGAGATGTGGGAGCGGGCGTTCACCTTCCGCGAGTTCGTCAACACCTACGGGCTGACCCGGGCCGAGGGCGCGGTGCTGCGCTACCTGTCCGACGCATTCAAGGCGCTGCGCTCCGGGGTCCCCGCGGCCGCCCGCACCGAAGAGGTCACCGACGTCGTCGAGTGGCTGGGCGAGCTGGTCCGGCAGGTCGACTCGTCGCTGCTCGACGAGTGGGAGGCGCTGACCAGTCCGGACGACGGCCCGGTCGCCGAGGTCGCCGTTCCGGCACGTCCCCGGCCGCTGACCGCCAACGAGCGGGCGTTCACCGCGATGGTGCGCAACGCGCTGTTCCGGCGGGTGGAGCTCTTCGCGCGCCGCCGCTGGTACGACCTGGGCGAGCTGGACTCGGCCTCGGGCTGGGACGCCGACCGCTGGGAGCCGGTCGTCCGGGCGTACTTCGAGGAGCACGCCGAGCTGGGCACCGGCGCCGACGCCCGCGGGCCCGCGCTGCTGATCGTCGACCGGACCGAGCCGCGGCTCTGGCGGGTGCGGCAGATCCTCGACGACCCGGCCGGCGACCACGACTGGGGCCTCGACGTCGAGGTGGACCTCGACGCCTCCGACGAGGAGGGGACCGCGGTGCTGCGCCTGGTCGACGCGGGCCGCAAGGACTAA
- a CDS encoding arginase family protein produces the protein MAVGRCWRRATARIPGFAPLREEDVLLVGARDLTPEQAAVLDDAALTWLPPARLRRPGEVAAALDALAERVDGLHFHVDLDVHDPSIAPANGYAAPDGLSAADVLEVLALAALRRPVVSATLASFDPDYDVDGRMLATGLELLEALAGAAGPN, from the coding sequence GTGGCGGTGGGCCGCTGCTGGCGTCGGGCGACCGCACGGATCCCGGGGTTCGCGCCGCTGCGCGAGGAGGACGTGCTGCTGGTCGGCGCCCGGGACCTGACTCCCGAGCAGGCGGCGGTGCTCGATGACGCGGCCCTCACCTGGCTGCCTCCGGCGCGGCTCCGGCGCCCGGGGGAGGTGGCGGCGGCGCTGGACGCGCTCGCGGAACGGGTGGACGGGCTGCACTTCCACGTCGACCTGGACGTGCACGATCCGTCGATCGCCCCGGCCAACGGTTACGCCGCCCCGGACGGGCTCTCCGCGGCCGACGTGCTCGAGGTGCTGGCGCTCGCGGCGCTGCGCCGTCCCGTGGTGTCGGCAACCCTGGCCTCCTTCGACCCCGACTACGACGTCGACGGTCGGATGCTGGCGACCGGCCTCGAGCTCCTCGAGGCGCTGGCCGGCGCAGCCGGTCCGAATTAG
- a CDS encoding TetR/AcrR family transcriptional regulator, which produces MTILAVVTEVKSRRQEYSAATREALLDSATGLFAERGYARTSLEEIAAGARVTKGALYGHFAGKQALFRAALERLEESTTHDVLRAVEAAATPWDGALAGLDAFLLACRDTTYGRVVMREGPVALPYAEWCAAEELHSYKLVVGLVRMLIDAGEIDPLPLEAAARIVHAVVGAAAMLIAGAEGADQQRAFDDARAVVLRLAEGIRRPRAV; this is translated from the coding sequence ATGACTATCCTCGCGGTCGTGACGGAGGTCAAATCGAGGCGGCAGGAGTACTCGGCGGCGACCCGCGAGGCGCTGCTCGACAGCGCCACCGGGCTGTTCGCCGAGCGCGGCTACGCACGCACGTCCCTGGAGGAGATCGCTGCCGGCGCCCGGGTCACCAAGGGCGCGCTCTACGGGCACTTCGCCGGCAAGCAGGCCCTGTTCCGCGCGGCGCTGGAGCGCCTCGAGGAGAGCACCACGCACGACGTCCTGCGGGCGGTGGAAGCCGCGGCCACCCCGTGGGACGGCGCCCTGGCCGGGCTCGACGCCTTCCTCCTGGCCTGCCGCGACACCACCTACGGCCGGGTCGTCATGCGCGAGGGCCCGGTGGCGCTCCCCTACGCCGAGTGGTGCGCGGCGGAGGAGCTGCACAGCTACAAGCTGGTGGTGGGGCTGGTGCGGATGCTGATCGACGCGGGCGAGATCGATCCGCTGCCCCTGGAGGCGGCCGCACGGATCGTGCACGCGGTGGTCGGCGCGGCGGCCATGCTGATCGCCGGCGCGGAGGGCGCCGACCAGCAGCGCGCCTTCGACGACGCCCGCGCCGTGGTGCTGCGCCTGGCCGAGGGCATCCGCCGTCCCCGCGCGGTGTGA
- a CDS encoding sulfite exporter TauE/SafE family protein, giving the protein MTGWEMVAVGAAGVAAGGINAVVGSGTLVSFPVLLAVGLPPVTATISNSLGLVAGGVTGSIGYRRELSGQRSLLLKLLPASILGALTGAFLLLHLPAETFEAVVPGLIALAVLLVACQPLFQRRLAVRGRDDGGPVRGGRLAAMFAAAYATGSYGGYFAASQGVLQIGLFGLVLRESLQRLNALKNVLTLTVNTVAAGAYVVVASDRMDYPAAGLLAAGALLGGYVGARFGRRLPAVVLRTAIVVLGITAIVVLVNR; this is encoded by the coding sequence ATGACCGGCTGGGAGATGGTCGCGGTCGGCGCCGCCGGCGTCGCGGCCGGCGGCATCAACGCAGTCGTCGGGTCGGGGACGTTGGTGAGCTTCCCGGTGCTCCTCGCGGTCGGGCTGCCCCCGGTGACGGCCACGATCAGCAACTCGCTGGGCCTGGTCGCCGGTGGCGTGACCGGATCGATCGGCTACCGCCGGGAGCTGAGCGGCCAGCGCTCCCTGCTGCTCAAGCTGCTGCCGGCCTCGATCCTCGGCGCCCTCACCGGCGCCTTCCTGCTGCTGCACCTGCCGGCGGAGACCTTCGAGGCGGTCGTGCCCGGGCTGATCGCGCTCGCCGTGCTGCTGGTCGCCTGCCAGCCGCTCTTCCAGCGGCGGCTCGCGGTGCGCGGCCGGGACGACGGCGGACCCGTCCGCGGTGGCCGGCTGGCCGCGATGTTCGCCGCCGCGTACGCCACCGGCTCGTACGGCGGCTACTTCGCCGCCAGCCAGGGTGTGCTGCAGATCGGGCTGTTCGGGCTCGTGCTGCGTGAGTCGCTGCAGCGGCTCAACGCGCTGAAGAACGTGCTGACGCTGACGGTGAACACCGTCGCAGCGGGCGCCTACGTGGTGGTCGCGAGCGACCGGATGGACTACCCGGCCGCCGGGCTGCTGGCCGCGGGCGCGCTGCTCGGTGGGTACGTCGGCGCACGGTTCGGCCGGCGGCTGCCCGCCGTGGTGCTCCGGACGGCGATCGTCGTCCTCGGGATCACCGCGATCGTGGTGCTGGTGAACCGGTGA
- a CDS encoding sulfite exporter TauE/SafE family protein, with protein MSGLEFGFLVVAGIGAGLSGSIAGLASLISYPALLATGIPPVTANVTNTVALVLNSVGSVSASGPELRGQGRRLLPLILAAVLGGITGAALLLLTPAEAFEMVVPFLIAAASGAILVQRSPRDLAAEGAAHHADHRYPRWLPLGTFAIGIYGGYFGAAAGVLLLAMYLLGTGESLPRGNAMKNVVLGAANAVASVGFVLFASIAWSAALPLAAGLLAGGLLGPRVVRRAPQTALRRAIAVAGLGLAVALGIQAFT; from the coding sequence GTGAGCGGGCTGGAGTTCGGCTTCCTCGTCGTGGCCGGCATCGGCGCGGGCCTGTCCGGGAGCATCGCCGGGCTGGCCTCGCTGATCAGCTATCCGGCGCTGCTGGCCACCGGCATCCCGCCGGTCACGGCCAACGTCACCAACACCGTCGCCCTGGTGCTCAACAGCGTCGGCTCGGTGAGCGCCTCCGGGCCGGAGCTGCGCGGTCAGGGCCGGCGGCTGCTGCCGCTGATCCTGGCCGCCGTCCTCGGCGGGATCACCGGCGCCGCTCTCCTGCTGCTCACCCCGGCCGAGGCCTTCGAGATGGTCGTCCCGTTCCTCATCGCGGCCGCCTCGGGCGCGATCCTCGTCCAGCGGTCGCCCCGTGACCTGGCCGCCGAGGGCGCCGCGCACCATGCCGACCACCGCTACCCGCGCTGGCTGCCGCTGGGCACGTTCGCCATCGGCATCTACGGCGGCTACTTCGGTGCGGCCGCCGGCGTCCTGCTGCTCGCCATGTACCTGCTCGGCACCGGCGAGTCGCTGCCGCGGGGCAATGCGATGAAGAACGTCGTCCTCGGCGCCGCGAACGCCGTCGCCTCGGTCGGCTTCGTCCTCTTCGCCTCGATCGCCTGGTCTGCAGCCCTGCCCCTGGCCGCCGGGCTGCTCGCCGGCGGCCTGCTCGGGCCCAGGGTCGTGCGGCGGGCGCCCCAGACGGCGCTGCGCCGCGCCATCGCGGTCGCCGGCCTGGGCCTCGCCGTCGCTCTGGGGATCCAGGCCTTCACCTGA
- a CDS encoding HNH endonuclease family protein codes for MRTRPLLLVAVLLLAGGCTFEWEIEAGPPSPAASVGQGDVPAGTLDPSAAAGALLDLVVAEKSALDGYERGCGEGEGCVFGPAWSDVDRNGCDQRNDVLHRDLAEVEVREGTRGCVVVAGVLDDPYTGRTVPFEKATAAEVPVDHVVPLAAAWVQGAAGWTDARREEFANDLGNLLATTRSENSSKGDSTADEWVPPDPSYGCSYATVVITVKDRYALSVTAAEADALESLLATC; via the coding sequence GTGCGCACCCGTCCGCTTCTCCTCGTCGCCGTCCTGCTGCTGGCCGGCGGGTGCACCTTCGAGTGGGAGATCGAGGCGGGGCCGCCGTCGCCGGCGGCGTCGGTCGGGCAGGGCGACGTCCCCGCCGGAACGCTCGATCCGTCCGCCGCGGCCGGTGCGCTGCTCGACCTGGTGGTCGCGGAGAAGTCGGCGCTGGACGGGTACGAGCGCGGCTGCGGCGAGGGTGAGGGGTGCGTGTTCGGGCCTGCCTGGTCCGACGTCGACCGCAACGGCTGCGACCAGCGCAACGACGTCCTGCATCGCGATCTGGCCGAGGTCGAGGTGCGCGAGGGGACGCGGGGCTGCGTCGTGGTCGCCGGCGTCCTGGACGACCCGTACACCGGCCGGACCGTTCCGTTCGAGAAGGCCACCGCGGCCGAGGTCCCGGTCGACCACGTCGTCCCGCTGGCCGCCGCGTGGGTGCAGGGCGCGGCGGGGTGGACTGACGCCCGGCGCGAGGAGTTCGCCAACGACCTGGGCAACCTGCTCGCGACGACGCGGTCGGAGAACTCGTCGAAGGGCGACTCGACCGCGGACGAGTGGGTGCCCCCCGACCCTTCCTACGGATGCTCCTACGCCACCGTCGTCATCACCGTGAAGGACCGCTACGCGCTCTCGGTGACCGCTGCCGAGGCCGACGCGCTGGAGTCGCTGCTCGCCACCTGTTGA
- a CDS encoding alpha-amylase family protein translates to MRITDTSDLWWKNAVVYCLDVETFMDWDGDGIGDFAGLAQRIDHLADLGVTCLWLMPFYPTAERDDGYDITDFYGVDPRLGTHGDLVEVIRTANDRGMRVIADLVVNHTSRKHPWFRSAERSKDSPFRDFYVWRSDPPPDTSDQVVFPDQEDSIWTLSEQTGEWYLHRFYKEQPDLDVTNPHVRDEIAKIMGFWLQLGLDGFRVDAVPFFLETAGADASSFPEPHDYLRALRSLVGRRSLAGVLLGEVNLPYDQQVQFFGGADGDELTMQFDFIGMQALYLALARADAGPLVTALEGRPQLHPDSQWATFVRNHDELTLDKLSDDERAEVFAAFGPEERMQVYGRGLRRRLPPMLDGDPRRVRLVYSLLFSLPGTPVLFYGEEIGMGEDLDAEGRLAVRTPMQWTSGRNGGFSPAEPRKLPGPVVSGGFSPEFVNVAAQRNDPDSLLSFMKLLIRRYRESPELGWGAMTVLEHPCPEVLAHRTTWDDGSLVALHNLSAEPRTVPLTLEGCDSTHRLVDLLQSGETSVSDGGKVEITLDGYGYRWLRVVAQDSRRLV, encoded by the coding sequence GTGAGGATCACCGACACGTCCGACCTGTGGTGGAAGAACGCGGTCGTCTACTGCCTCGACGTCGAGACATTCATGGACTGGGACGGCGACGGCATCGGCGACTTCGCGGGCCTGGCCCAGCGGATCGACCACCTCGCCGACCTCGGCGTCACGTGCCTGTGGCTGATGCCCTTCTACCCGACCGCCGAGCGGGACGACGGCTACGACATCACCGACTTCTACGGCGTCGACCCGCGGCTGGGCACCCACGGCGACCTCGTCGAGGTCATCCGGACGGCGAACGACCGCGGCATGCGGGTGATCGCCGACCTCGTCGTCAACCACACGTCCCGGAAGCATCCGTGGTTCCGCTCGGCCGAGCGGAGCAAGGACTCGCCGTTCCGGGACTTCTACGTCTGGCGGTCCGACCCGCCGCCCGACACCTCCGACCAGGTCGTCTTCCCCGACCAGGAGGACAGCATCTGGACGCTCTCGGAGCAGACGGGCGAGTGGTATCTGCACCGGTTCTACAAGGAGCAGCCCGACCTCGACGTCACGAACCCGCACGTGCGCGACGAGATCGCCAAGATCATGGGTTTCTGGCTGCAGCTCGGGCTCGACGGCTTCCGGGTGGACGCCGTTCCGTTCTTCCTGGAGACCGCCGGTGCCGACGCCTCCTCGTTCCCCGAGCCGCACGACTACCTGCGAGCCCTGCGCTCGCTGGTCGGGCGCCGGTCGCTGGCCGGCGTCCTGCTGGGGGAGGTGAACCTGCCCTACGACCAGCAGGTGCAGTTCTTCGGCGGTGCCGACGGCGACGAGCTGACGATGCAGTTCGACTTCATCGGCATGCAGGCGCTCTACCTGGCCCTCGCCCGCGCCGACGCCGGTCCGCTGGTCACCGCGCTGGAGGGACGGCCGCAGCTGCACCCGGACTCGCAGTGGGCCACGTTCGTGCGCAACCACGACGAGCTCACCCTCGACAAGCTCTCCGACGACGAGCGGGCCGAGGTGTTCGCCGCGTTCGGGCCGGAGGAGCGGATGCAGGTCTACGGCCGCGGCCTGCGCCGCCGGCTGCCGCCGATGCTGGACGGCGACCCGCGCCGGGTGCGCCTGGTCTACAGCCTGCTGTTCTCGCTGCCCGGTACGCCGGTGCTCTTCTACGGCGAGGAGATCGGGATGGGGGAGGACCTCGACGCCGAGGGGCGGCTTGCCGTCCGGACGCCGATGCAGTGGACGTCGGGCCGCAACGGCGGCTTCTCGCCGGCCGAACCGCGCAAGCTGCCCGGTCCCGTCGTGAGCGGAGGTTTCTCGCCGGAGTTCGTGAACGTCGCCGCGCAGCGCAACGACCCCGATTCGCTGCTGTCGTTCATGAAGCTGCTGATCCGCCGGTACCGGGAGTCGCCCGAGCTCGGGTGGGGCGCGATGACCGTCCTCGAGCATCCCTGCCCGGAGGTGCTGGCGCACCGGACCACCTGGGACGACGGTTCCCTGGTGGCCCTGCACAACCTCTCCGCCGAGCCCCGCACCGTGCCGCTGACGCTGGAGGGCTGCGACTCGACGCACCGACTGGTCGACCTGCTGCAGTCGGGCGAGACGTCGGTGTCCGACGGCGGGAAGGTCGAGATCACGCTCGACGGCTACGGCTACCGCTGGCTGCGCGTGGTCGCCCAGGACAGCCGTCGCCTCGTCTGA
- a CDS encoding TIGR03885 family FMN-dependent LLM class oxidoreductase — translation MPVIGFHASHEQIHPAELLTAVQHAEEAGFTAAMCSDHIAPWNLEQGHSGFAWSWLGAAMATTSLPFGVVNAPGQRYHPAIVAQAIATLGAMFPERFWAALGSGEAMNEHITGDKWPRKDVRDARLRECVQIIRALLAGEEVTHEGLVTVDRARVWSLPERSPALIAPAVTVQTARSAAEWADGLVTINQPHDHLREMVAAYRDAGGRGKVVLQLHLSYDPDPDRALQIAFDEWHSNVFPPPLAWDLDTPEAFEIASAHVTPEVVASGAVRVSADLAQHAAWISEYADLGFEEIYLHHVGPEQRGFLDAFGEHVLPQVDVQKPGRRWL, via the coding sequence ATGCCGGTCATCGGGTTCCACGCCTCGCACGAACAGATCCACCCTGCGGAACTGCTCACCGCGGTGCAGCACGCCGAGGAGGCGGGGTTCACCGCGGCCATGTGCTCCGACCACATCGCCCCCTGGAACCTCGAGCAGGGGCACTCCGGCTTCGCCTGGTCGTGGCTCGGCGCCGCGATGGCCACGACGTCCCTGCCGTTCGGCGTCGTCAACGCACCCGGCCAGCGCTACCACCCGGCGATCGTCGCCCAGGCGATCGCGACCCTCGGCGCCATGTTCCCCGAGCGCTTCTGGGCGGCGCTGGGCAGCGGCGAGGCGATGAACGAGCACATCACCGGTGACAAGTGGCCGCGCAAGGACGTGCGGGACGCCCGGCTGCGCGAGTGCGTGCAGATCATCCGGGCCCTGCTCGCCGGAGAGGAGGTCACCCACGAAGGGCTGGTCACGGTCGACCGCGCGCGGGTCTGGAGCCTGCCCGAACGGTCACCGGCCCTGATCGCGCCCGCGGTGACCGTGCAGACCGCCCGCAGCGCCGCCGAGTGGGCCGACGGTCTGGTGACGATCAACCAGCCGCACGACCACCTGCGCGAGATGGTGGCCGCCTACCGGGATGCGGGCGGGAGGGGCAAGGTGGTGCTGCAGCTGCACCTCTCCTACGACCCCGACCCCGACCGCGCGCTGCAGATCGCCTTCGACGAGTGGCACAGCAACGTCTTCCCGCCGCCGCTGGCCTGGGACCTCGACACCCCCGAGGCCTTCGAGATCGCCAGCGCGCACGTCACCCCGGAGGTCGTCGCCTCGGGGGCGGTGCGCGTCTCGGCCGACCTGGCCCAGCACGCCGCCTGGATCTCCGAGTACGCCGACCTCGGGTTCGAGGAGATCTACCTCCACCACGTCGGCCCCGAGCAGCGGGGTTTCCTCGACGCGTTCGGCGAGCACGTGCTCCCGCAGGTCGACGTCCAGAAGCCCGGGCGGCGGTGGCTGTGA